The genomic DNA CTATTTACCCCCACAACCCCCAACACCGATGCTATCCCGCTAATTTTTGCCTTTCCCAACGAGTACACAGTGGGTATTACCAGCCTCGGCTATCAGGTGGTGTGGGCAACTTTAGCCATGCGTGAAGATGTGCAGGTGAGTCGTTTATTTACCGATATTCAGGAACAATTGCCCAGAAACCCGGAAATTGTAGGATTTTCTATTTCCTGGGAACTGGATTATGTAAATATTTTAAATTTACTGGAATCTTTAGACATTCCCATCAGGGCTACTTCCCGTAATGATTCCCATCCGATAATTTTTGGCGGTGGCCCTGTTCTCACTGCTAACCCTGAACCTTTTGCCGACTTTTTTGACATAGTTTTACTCGGAGATGGGGAAAATCTGCTACCTAATTTTATTGAGACTTACAAAGAAGTCAGAAACGCTTCTAGAGAAATTCAACTCAAAGCTTTGGCGCAAGTACCAGGAATTTATGTTCCTAGTTTGTATGCGGTGGAATATCAGGCAAAAGATGGTGAGTTAAAGTCAATTAAACCAATTTTCCCAGAAATTCCCCCAGTGGTGCAGAAGCAAACTTACCGAGGGAATATCCTATCTACATCTACTGTGGTGACGGAAAAAGCCGCATGGGAAAATATATATATGGTGGAAGTGGTGCGGAGTTGTCCCGAAATGTGCCGCTTCTGTATGGCGAGTTATCTGACTTTACCTTTTAGAACAGCCAGTTTGGAAGAGTCGTTAATTCCTGCTATTGAAAAAGGGTTAGCTGTTACAAATCGCTTGGGTTTATTGGGGGCTTCTGTAACTCAACATCCAGAGTTTGAGGCTTTGCTAGATTATATTAGTCAGCCCAAATACGATGATGTCCGTTTGAGTATAGCCTCAGTCCGAACCAATACGGTAACTGTGCAGCTTGCCGAAACTTTAGCGAAACGAGACACGCGATCGCTTACAATTGCAGTCGAGAGTGGTTCTGAAAAAGTCCGCCAAATCGTCAACAAAAAGCTGCATAATGATGAAATCATCCAAGCTGCCATCAATGCCAAGGCTGGAGGATTAAAAGGCTTGAAACTTTATGGTATGGCAGGTATCCCCGGTGAAGAACCAGAAGATTTAGAGCAAACTGTGGCAATGATGCGGAATATTAAAAAAGCTGCCCCAGGATTGCGGTTAACCTTTGGATGTAGTACATTTGTTCCCAAGGCACACACGCCATTTCAATGGTTTGGGGTAAATCGTCAAGCCGAAAAGCGGCTACAGATGCTGCAAAAACAGCTAAAACCCCAGGGGATAGAATTTCGCCCAGAAAGCTATAATTGGTCAATTATACAGGCTTTGATATCGAGAGGCGATCGCCGATTGTCCCAACTTCTAGAATTAACCCGTGAATTTGGCGATTCTTTAGGTAGCTACAAACGTGCTTTCAAACAACTCAAAGGGCAAATCCCCGACTTAGAGTATTACGTTCATAGCAACTGGTCAACAGAGCAAATCTTACCTTGGAATCACTTGCAAGGGCCGCTACCACAGTCTACACTATTGAAGCACTTGGCTGAAGCTACCAGTCATTTCAACTCAACCCCCAAAGAACTACAGCCATTAAATGCAAAATACTGCTGAGTACTACTGCGCTTATTGCGGCGAACAAAACTTAACTTTTATCGATTTGAGTGCTGGGTCACAACAATCTTATGTAGAAGATTGTCAAGTTTGCTGTAACCCGAATATTTTGTATGTGCGGATTGATGAAGATACCCTAGATATAGAAATTGAGACTGATTGTGAAGGCTAAATTTTAGGTTTTTCTATCCATGTTGCACTTTCAACATTCTTCAGTAATTAATGCGCCACTCGAAGTAGTGTGGAAATTCCACGAAAGACCAGATATTTTGCAACTACTCAACCCACCTTGGCAACCAGTTCAAGTAGTCCGTCGTGAAGGCGGGCTAGAAGTGGGCGCTATTACTGAATTTCGTCTGTTTTTAGGGCTATTACCTTTAACTTGGTTAGCGCGTCACACTGAATGCGAAAAAAATCGCCTGTTTATTGACGAACAGATATCTGGGCCTTTTGAGTCTTGGGTACATCGACATGAATTTAGTACAGAAAATGGTAAAACCAAGTTAACTGATGCTGTTTCCTTCTCTATGCCCGGTGGTGGTACAGTTGAATTTGTCAGTGGTTGGCTCATACAAGCGCAATTAGAAGCCATGTTTCGCTATCGTCACCATGTCACAAAACGCGAGTGTGAATCACGATAACGCGTTAGGATTAACCGCAGTAATTTCCGAGTACCGGACAAAATCACTAATATTAAATGTCAGGATATGAGTTAAGCCATGTACCAGCATAGCTGCAACCAGTCGCGCATCATGTACGTTAACTCCTCTAACGCCATAAGTAACTACCAGCCTTTCCCATTCTTGATAAATTGCCTCAGTATCTAGTAATAATGGGAATAACACCTTTAAACGATTCACTTGTGCTTGTGTTTCTGTCACACTACGTCCTAAACCATTCCTCTCGACTGGGCGTGTGTAGACGTTCCAAAATTCAATCAAGTTTTGCGGTACGATGTGCAATTGTTCACCACTATTACGTATCATACTAATAGCATTGACCGCATTCGGGTTCATAGGATGGCTAAGGTCTACACTCCTTAATAAGACATTAGTATCTACAAGATACGGCACTTAACCTCGCTCTCCATAAATACTTTCTCGGCTAATGGCTGCATCTGAAAGTGTTGGAAGGTTAAGTTCTCGATAGCTTTCTACCCACTCTTGAAATGCTGTTACCCACTCTTGAGGGGTTGCAGTTTCATAGAAAGGAAGCTCACTCTGTGGTTGTACTAACATCTGAAGCATGGTATCCAAGTGTGGTTTAATCTCATCTGGATTACGGTTTGTTATTTGAGCTAACAAACGAGTTATTGTCTGAATATCCTGACTATAAATTTGTTCTAACTCATTTACAAGAGATTTTGGTTGATTGTGCATAGCCATTCCAAATAAATCGCTTAATCTTTAGCTTACTACTCAACCACAAGAATTTGAAAAAATGCTAATAAATGTAGAAGAAAATAGGAGCATCCTAAATTTGCAAGTTTAATCTATTTATGAGATTTTGACTGAGAGAGGAATGGAAAAACGAACCGCCAAGACGCAAAGAACGCCAAGGAAAGAGGGTTTAATAGGTCTTTTACATCGGTCTTCTATATTTTTACCAAATTGGGATGCCCAATTAGAAGCGATGCTTCGCTATCGTCACCATGTCACAAAACGCGAGTGTGAGTCACGATAAGAAATTGACAAATAAAAACATCCAAAAGGTTTCTTTTTTAATGATTCTCATGCTCCTACAAACGGTAATTTTTGATGCGGAAGACAAAAGAGTCTTCAATTGCCTTCATATCTTTGACAAAATGTCGGAAGAGTGACCAATAACTGCTGTTCCGATTAACATCATGCCAAAAGTACTCGCTGTCCCAACAACGGAGAGCATAATATGCAAACATATAGAAGGCAACATGACGTTTCATTATGCCGGAATATATCATTAAAGCAACATCCTCATAGAACCCTAGAAGCTCAACCTTTTCCGACCAAGGAAGTTTAGCTAGTTTAGGGTCATTTTCCTCAAGCAAGTCAAGTAATTTTGGAAAAGTTTTACTCTCTCTAAACCGCTTTCGCATTTCCGCGTACTGCTCACTTCGTTTTTGCGCTACCTGGCGTGTGTATTCATAAACGCCCTTGATTAAGGTTAGCAAAGTAATAATTGTCCCTGCGATTATCGCAATGTTACGCCAATTATCTAGCGTCAAAGAAATAGGTTCACTCATAAAAATAATTATCCATTTTATTACATTTATTACTTAATTACGATTTGCTGTTTGATGATAATTTCAAATATTTTGTTAAAACTTAAATAACCATAAACCTATAATTTGTATATTAATTAAATTTTGAGCAAGTATTAATTTATTCGCACTAATACAAAAGAATTGTGAACTTCATAAATTTTTGCTAATGCTTTTCAATTATCAGGATTCATAAAAGTATTAACTGATATAACTTTTTTTTTATTTGAATAAAGAGATAAGCGAATCTATATTTTTATCAGTTAAAACGATAAGCGATATGCTTCTGTACCTCCAATATTTAATTTTTCTTTATTTTGATGTAAGTAGGTTGGCGGAAAAATTTATAACTATGTCATTGCGTTCGCGGAGCGTGGCGTTAGCCATACGGAGTAAAGCGGAGTGAAGCAATCGCAAGGGTTTTGGAAGATTTACATTTTGTTATATACTTATGTTTATTTGTGCCTATCTACTTAGCAAATCTATGTCAATTGCAATTATAAGCACATTTAACTGTAATGACAAGAGTTTAAATGGTAAATTTTTCATGATTACTCTTGAAAAAATAAATACATCCTATAGAGGATTTTAAGTAAATTCCGCATTAATTGACATAGAGCTATTCCACCCCCATAAATCTTTAGTAGGGAAGAGTGCCTAGCAATTGAATATGGGGCAATACAAAAATATGTAAAGCCACATATTGAAACATGAACAAACTACTGGTATATACTTAAGCCTAAATATTTAAACTATTGGTAAATGACTACATTATTATACAGACTACTAGAAAATACTTGTTCCAATGCAACTTAGCCTACTGCCCATAATCCAACATTCTTGAGGGAAAAGCTATGAGGAGCGATCGCAGATATCATAGATTGTAATTATTTTTTCTGTATTCTTTAGCATAAACATGGGAAAATCAGCCGACTAGTCAATGAGCTTGTGGAAAAGCTGCGGCTGATGATCAGGTATTGCCAGCATTTTTGATGCTTTCGATAATTGGCAGGTATTTAAGGATGGCGATCGCAATGTTTGATTATCCTTACTTTTGCTTACATACTTATATTTAAGTTTATTTCCACCGACCCACTGATATCCTTTTGAGCAATCAAGAAATTTGTAATATTTTTATCCTTCTGTTTGTCCTTATCTTTGAATTTATCGAAATCATCATCCTCATCATCTGAGTTTTGTCCACCAGATAAAAGTTCTTGCTCCACTAAAGTTAAGTCAAGGAGGAACATAGAGTATAAATTTTCATTTTTCATAAATTAATTCCTTAAATCGTATTCATCCCGTTTGTTTTTACAGCCGTTGAACCCTCATAAATTTGCAACGGTATTGGTTAACTATCTTGATTTTTCAAAGTTTGCCGAGAAACCCACTTCATTAAACCAGGAAATAAACGATATAAACCCTGAGACACATTAGCAGAACCAACCATGACATCTGATTTTTGATGCTGGACTGCATCCCAAATAGCATTGGCTACATCTTCTGGCTTCTCAACTACAGGAGTTTTCAGCACATTATCAAGCTGTTCGCGTCGAGTTTGGATTTCTTGTTCATCCTCACCTCGAAAAACTGCCCGTTCCATAAAATTACTCTTGATTAAATTCGGATAAATCCCACAAACTTGAATACCTTTTGGCTGTAACTCTGCTTGCAGTGTTTCTGTTAACCCGGTCACCGCAAATTTACTCGTACAGTAAGGAACCATGTAAGCCGTAGGTACTTTACCCCCGATAGAACTGATATTAACTATGGTTCCCCTTCCCCGTTGCAGAAAATGAGGCAGAAGGGCATGGATGGTATGAATATATCCCCAAAGATTAGTGTCTATAACTTGATGCCAATCTTTGAGAGAAAATTGTTCTACTGGCCCTGATGCAAAGATACCTGCATTATTTACCAGAACATCGATATCACCATAATTTTCCAATGCGTTCTGCACTAATCTATCTACCTGAGATGGATCTTTGACATCGCAAGTAATCGTTAATGGTGCGGGATGACCAAGGTTTTGCACCTCTTGGGCTGTGGCTGCCAATGTGTCAGCTTGACGCGCTGTAAGTACGAGATTATAACCTTTGCGGGAAAATAACAGAGCCGTTGCTTTGCCGATGCCTTGAGACGCACCTGTAATTAATACTGTAGGAGCCATTCTCTAAAGTTTAAACAAATTACCGTATATCTATTAGTTTGGATAACAACACTCACGAAACCTTCTAACTTTCGTTAGATTTTTTATGACTTCTGAGATTTTTTTACTCTGATTGCCAGTGTTATGGCATTGCTCAATAATTTGTGCCAAAGGAGTTCCTGGTATCTTTAAAATACCGGAATTCTGGCATTTTCAATTTTCAAGAGTATTCCTCACAAACTTGAATAATTCCTCCTTTAGACTTGCTGACACTTTGGTACTAAAGACAGATAGCACTAACTGAGCAAGTAAATACTATGAAAAAGGTGATTTTATACTTTCAGGAAAATTGATTATGGGACTTTATCCTAGTGATGCCACTGAAACCGCTTACAATGACAAAGACCGTAACGCCTTGAAATTTGGGTTTACGCCTCAATCTGAACTTTGGAATGGACGCTTGGCGATGATCGGTTTTTTCGCTTACCTACTTTGGGATGCCAACGGCTACAGTGTAGTGCGGGAAGTCATCAAGTTCGTTTCCTAATCTGTCCGGCTCAGTTGTCGGTTGGGGCTGTTGAGAACATATCCACGATAAAATACTAGGTGTTGCGGATACTAAACTAATCAGTATCTTCACCCTGATTAATTATTCTCTTTAAAGTGAAGACAGTTTTTGGTATGGCGATTATTATGTGTAATAATAGTTAAGTTATCTTAATATTTGTACACATTATGGCAATCCTTGGCACTACCTAATGCAGAACGCTTACCACTAAAATTGGTTGCTGGCTAATGCTGAGTGCTTTTCCATAACTATATTTTGAGAATTTTCACCTGAAAGCTACGCGGAGTAAAAGCGTGATCCAGTTAGAACAACCACCATTACCTCAAATAAAAATCATTACCACACCAGCAGTGAAAAGTAAACCTCAGTTCTGGGGAATTTTCATGGCGATCGCCATTATTAGTGTATGGGCGATCAGCTTGGGTTTGTTACTTTATCTTGATATATCCCAATTCAAATTTTGGATGGTGTTGCCGATCATATTTTGGCAAACATTTTTATATACGGGATTATTTATTACAGCTCATGATGCCATGCATGGGGTGGTTTTTCCAAAAAATCCCCAAATCAACCATTTCATCGGCTCATTGTGCCTGTTTCTTTATGGTCTTTTACCTTATCAAAAACTTTTAAAAAAGCATTGGTTACATCACCATAATCCAGCCAGTGAAACAGATCCAGATTTTCACAACGGAAAGCATAAAAACTTCTTTGCTTGGTATTTATATTTTATGAAGCGTTACTGGAGTTGGCGACAAATTATTACATTAATGATTATTTATAACATCGTCAAATATGTATGGCATCTTCCAGAGGATAATCTCACTTATTTTTGGGTAATTCCCTCAATTTTAAGTTCCTTACAATTATTTTATTTTGGGACTTTTTTACCCCATAGTGAGCCGGCAGAAGGTTATAAAGACCCTCATCGTTCCCAAACTATTAGCCGCCCAATTTGGTGGTCATTCATAACTTGTTACCATTTTGGTTACCATTACGAACATCACGAATACCCTCATGTTCCTTGGTGGCAGTTACCAGAAATTTATAAAATGTCTAAATAATTATTGGGGGTTTGAAGGTAAAGGCGATGGGCTACGCCCCACCTGCGGCGATAGCGAAGCGCTGCTGCAAGCAGATCGCACAGATAAATAAATCAGTGGGCCGAATAGGGGAATCAAGGTGATTAACCAGAATAATGGCTGATTTTTCATCCCCCGACGTGCCATATCATCTCCCAATAATGCGGGAAATAAGAGAGAAAGTACGCAGAAGTCTAAACTCATCACATGGATGAAGCGGCTGGTTTGCCACTGCTGCACAAAATTTCCCCAATCTCCTTGTAAACCAGATGCGACTAGAATCACTGCGGCTATAGTCAAAATCAAACCAGTAATCCGAGAATCTAGCAACTTGAGCCAGAGATTCTTTTCACCAGAAAACTCCTGATTTGGTTCCCGTAAAGCTAAATAAGGCAATAAGGCAAAAGCCCCAACGGCAAAAGCAGCAGTAGCAAATGGCCAAGCTGGTATTTTTTGCCCTCTACCATCAAAAAACAAGACGGCACTGTAAATTACAGGCCAGATACCCATGAGGTTGAATAATGCGATGACTAGGGGGTTAATACCTTGCCATTTACCAAGAGAAAGATTTTGAATTAACTCAAATGTATCAGGTTGATCGGGAGGAGCCAGGAGAAAAGCATAGGTAAGAAATCCCAACCATAGTAGACTAAAGGCAATTTTTCTGAGCATGATTTAAATAAATTAACTAAAAGCTTCAGAGAGGTAATCAGCCGCAGCCGCGACAACTGCGATCGCACTTTCATAATCCAGGCGTGTCGGCCCCAAAACTCCCACACTTCCTACAGGTAGCAAACCTCGGCGATAGGTAGAAGTAATTAAGGTGCAGGTGCGTATCGGTTCTAGGGGGTTTTCTGTCCCAATGCGAACGGTTACCCTGGACTTACCCACCTCTTCCCCTTCCGGTTCTTCAAAGATTAATCGCCACAGTTGCTCTTGTTCTTCTTCCAGCAGGTGGATAATTGTCTGTGCTTGCTGTAATTGCGAAAATTCTGGCTGACGCAAAACTTCTGCTACCCCCCGCACCATAATTTGGGTTGTAGTTGGTGTGAGATTGCGGCGGGTTAATTCTGCAACTGAACCTTTCAAGAAGTCGCCATAACGTTGAAACTCTTGATCCAACTCACTCCAGTCCAGAGTGGCTAATTCCAAGAGACTGCGCCCCCGCAAGTGGGTATTCAAAAAGTTAGAGACAATCTGCAATTCATGATCTATTCCCTCTGGATCAAGTTTGGCTTCTTCCTCGGTTGGTGACAAATTCATCAGCTTGGAATGGGTTTCATAAGAGTCTGTGACCACAATCAGCATGATTTTGTTGGCTTCAATTTGCACTAATTGCAGATGTCGCAAAATTGCTGTCGTGGTTTGCGGCATAGTAATCAAGCTAATGCAGCCACTCACGGTTGCTAAAATTTGCGCTGCACCTTGTAGTACGGCTTCCAAACTCCAATCTTCCCAGTGGAGACGATTTTGCAGCGCTAGTTCTACCTCTTTGGCTAAAACATCCGTTCGCGTCGCCTCTCGCAGACCAGGTGTAATTAACTGGTCAACATAAATGCGATAGCCTGAGTCTGAAGGTATTCGTCCAGCAGAGGTGTGTGGCTGGTAAAGTAAACCAGATTTTTCTAACACACCCATCACATTCCGAATTGTGGCTGAACTTACACCCAGGTTATAGTCATCAACCAAAGCTTTTGAACCTACAGGCTCTGCTGTCGCGATATAGTGGCGTACTGTTGCCCAAAGTATATGCTGTTGTCGATTCGTTAACTGGACTTGCATAGGGTATGTTTTGCTGAAGGCAAATTTTAATTAAACTGGGAAAATTTCGGATTTGAAAGCCATAAATATGAATAATAGTTAATTAATTTAGCAAAATATTTAATTTTGTTGTACTCACTAATAGTCAACTTTCAGTTTTACGAGCAAAGTCAAACAATTTTAGATTTTGGAT from Nodularia sp. LEGE 06071 includes the following:
- a CDS encoding radical SAM protein, with amino-acid sequence MTSSLFASERLLFTPTTPNTDAIPLIFAFPNEYTVGITSLGYQVVWATLAMREDVQVSRLFTDIQEQLPRNPEIVGFSISWELDYVNILNLLESLDIPIRATSRNDSHPIIFGGGPVLTANPEPFADFFDIVLLGDGENLLPNFIETYKEVRNASREIQLKALAQVPGIYVPSLYAVEYQAKDGELKSIKPIFPEIPPVVQKQTYRGNILSTSTVVTEKAAWENIYMVEVVRSCPEMCRFCMASYLTLPFRTASLEESLIPAIEKGLAVTNRLGLLGASVTQHPEFEALLDYISQPKYDDVRLSIASVRTNTVTVQLAETLAKRDTRSLTIAVESGSEKVRQIVNKKLHNDEIIQAAINAKAGGLKGLKLYGMAGIPGEEPEDLEQTVAMMRNIKKAAPGLRLTFGCSTFVPKAHTPFQWFGVNRQAEKRLQMLQKQLKPQGIEFRPESYNWSIIQALISRGDRRLSQLLELTREFGDSLGSYKRAFKQLKGQIPDLEYYVHSNWSTEQILPWNHLQGPLPQSTLLKHLAEATSHFNSTPKELQPLNAKYC
- a CDS encoding CPXCG motif-containing cysteine-rich protein, translating into MQNTAEYYCAYCGEQNLTFIDLSAGSQQSYVEDCQVCCNPNILYVRIDEDTLDIEIETDCEG
- a CDS encoding SRPBCC family protein yields the protein MLHFQHSSVINAPLEVVWKFHERPDILQLLNPPWQPVQVVRREGGLEVGAITEFRLFLGLLPLTWLARHTECEKNRLFIDEQISGPFESWVHRHEFSTENGKTKLTDAVSFSMPGGGTVEFVSGWLIQAQLEAMFRYRHHVTKRECESR
- a CDS encoding PIN domain-containing protein produces the protein MPYLVDTNVLLRSVDLSHPMNPNAVNAISMIRNSGEQLHIVPQNLIEFWNVYTRPVERNGLGRSVTETQAQVNRLKVLFPLLLDTEAIYQEWERLVVTYGVRGVNVHDARLVAAMLVHGLTHILTFNISDFVRYSEITAVNPNALS
- a CDS encoding SDR family NAD(P)-dependent oxidoreductase, giving the protein MAPTVLITGASQGIGKATALLFSRKGYNLVLTARQADTLAATAQEVQNLGHPAPLTITCDVKDPSQVDRLVQNALENYGDIDVLVNNAGIFASGPVEQFSLKDWHQVIDTNLWGYIHTIHALLPHFLQRGRGTIVNISSIGGKVPTAYMVPYCTSKFAVTGLTETLQAELQPKGIQVCGIYPNLIKSNFMERAVFRGEDEQEIQTRREQLDNVLKTPVVEKPEDVANAIWDAVQHQKSDVMVGSANVSQGLYRLFPGLMKWVSRQTLKNQDS
- a CDS encoding chlorophyll a/b-binding protein; amino-acid sequence: MGLYPSDATETAYNDKDRNALKFGFTPQSELWNGRLAMIGFFAYLLWDANGYSVVREVIKFVS
- the crtW gene encoding beta-carotene ketolase CrtW, giving the protein MIQLEQPPLPQIKIITTPAVKSKPQFWGIFMAIAIISVWAISLGLLLYLDISQFKFWMVLPIIFWQTFLYTGLFITAHDAMHGVVFPKNPQINHFIGSLCLFLYGLLPYQKLLKKHWLHHHNPASETDPDFHNGKHKNFFAWYLYFMKRYWSWRQIITLMIIYNIVKYVWHLPEDNLTYFWVIPSILSSLQLFYFGTFLPHSEPAEGYKDPHRSQTISRPIWWSFITCYHFGYHYEHHEYPHVPWWQLPEIYKMSK
- a CDS encoding DUF2834 domain-containing protein, which codes for MLRKIAFSLLWLGFLTYAFLLAPPDQPDTFELIQNLSLGKWQGINPLVIALFNLMGIWPVIYSAVLFFDGRGQKIPAWPFATAAFAVGAFALLPYLALREPNQEFSGEKNLWLKLLDSRITGLILTIAAVILVASGLQGDWGNFVQQWQTSRFIHVMSLDFCVLSLLFPALLGDDMARRGMKNQPLFWLITLIPLFGPLIYLSVRSACSSASLSPQVGRSPSPLPSNPQ
- the hrcA gene encoding heat-inducible transcriptional repressor HrcA, which produces MQVQLTNRQQHILWATVRHYIATAEPVGSKALVDDYNLGVSSATIRNVMGVLEKSGLLYQPHTSAGRIPSDSGYRIYVDQLITPGLREATRTDVLAKEVELALQNRLHWEDWSLEAVLQGAAQILATVSGCISLITMPQTTTAILRHLQLVQIEANKIMLIVVTDSYETHSKLMNLSPTEEEAKLDPEGIDHELQIVSNFLNTHLRGRSLLELATLDWSELDQEFQRYGDFLKGSVAELTRRNLTPTTTQIMVRGVAEVLRQPEFSQLQQAQTIIHLLEEEQEQLWRLIFEEPEGEEVGKSRVTVRIGTENPLEPIRTCTLITSTYRRGLLPVGSVGVLGPTRLDYESAIAVVAAAADYLSEAFS